The segment TTGAGTCCCTGTTCGTCCTCGATGTTCTGTGAGAGCTCCATCGCCTGCGCGAAGTTCTTCACCAGCCCACAGTTCGGGCCCTCCGGCGTCTCCGACGGACAGATGCGACCCCACTGGGTCGCGTGCAAGTCTCGCGCCTCGAAGTGCGGCTGCGAGCGACTGAGCGGACTCCGCAACCGACGGAGGTGACTCAGGACGCCCATGAAGTCCGTTCGGTCGACGAGCTGGGAGACCCCAGACCGCCCGCCGACCCAGTTCCCCGTCGCGATCGGGTGCTCGAGACGCTCCGTCAACACGTCAGAGCGAACGACCGTGTTCACGGACAACTGACGGTTCCGCATGTTCGCACGCTCCAGCTGGTACTTCACGTCGCGCGCCAGCTTGTTCAGCGCCGTCCGGAACAGGTCCTTCATCAGGTCCCCCGAGACTTTCAGGCGCTTGTTCGCGTAGTGGTCCTTGTCGTCGCTCTCGCGCCGCCCGAGCGCAAGCTCGAAGCACGCCTCGGCCATCCGGCAGAGGTAGTACGCCTTGTTGATGCGCGTCTCCTCCTCCTCGACGCCCTCCTCGTGGAGGTGCGGGAGCAGGTACCGGTCGATGACGTAGTTCGCGCGCTTCAGCTGGTAGTTCTTCCCCTGGCCGGAGGCGACGCGCTTGCCCAGCGCCTCGACCGCCTCCTCCTCCGTCTGGACCTCGGCCGCCTCGAGGTTCTCCAGCATGTACTTCACGACCTCCGGATCGTCACTGACCCGATGCACGATCTCCTCGTCGGACTCCAGTCCGAGCGCACGGACGAGCGTCACGAAGTTGATCGAGCCCGACACGGACGGGAACGACACCTCCAGCAAGCCGTCGCGCGTCCGCTCGGTCAACACGAGCGCCCGATAGCCACGACGCTGCGAGAAGGTCTTCGCGACCTGGATCTCGTCCCCGTACTTCGTGTCGTACTCGGCGAGGATCTTGTTCGGCGCCAGGTCCTCGCTCGTCATCAGCACGCGCTCGCTGCCGTTCACGATGAAGTACCCACCCGGGTCCGCGGGGTCCTCACCGATCTCGATGAGTTCCTCGTCGCTGAACCCAGCGATGTTGCACTTGTCCGAACCGACCATGATCGGCATCCGGCCGACCTTCGTCTCCGTCTGGTCGACCACGCGCTCCTCGCCCTCCTCGCCCTTCACGATGGACATCTCCATGAACACGGGCGCGGAGTACGTGATGTTCCGAAGGCGCGCCTCCTGCGGGTACAGGAGTTCCTCTGACCCGTCCGCTTCGCGAACCCGAGGCGTCACGACGCGAACGTCGCTCAGTTCGACGAACACCGGCTCCTCACCCTCCTTGTCGCCGATGTCGGTCTCGATCGTCTCCTTCTCGTCGACGACCTGCTGCATTCCCCGGTTGAGGAACGAATTGAACGACCGGAAGTGGTGTTCTGCGAGGCGATCCTTCCCGAAGTACTCCCGTGAGATGACGCGTCTGTTCTCTCTATCCATTATTTATTCTACCACGAGTCGGTATACGGTCGCCGTGTCTGTCGTTCGCGAATCTCGAACGATCTTCAGTACGTCGCCGACGCTCGCCTCGTCGGGCAGCGCCGGGTCCTTCCGTTTGATCTTCGGCAGGTCGGTACGGTCGATATCGTACGCTTCGAGCACCTCCTCGAGTTTGGCCTCGTCGAGGAGCGTGTGCTCTGGCACGAGTTCGTGTTGGCTTACATCTACCATGAGTGTGTCTGGCGGGCGGGAGAAACTGCTGTCACGAGATACTACAGGCTCGTACAGGCGCGAGGCATTTAACGCTTGCCAAGTCCGATTGCGGCGTCGCCACTCGCTCGACCCGCCAGAGGGCAGCGGGCGGCACGACGGGCCGACAAACCTGATTCGAACTAAGGACGCTTCCCCCATAAATCGTTTGTGCCACGATGCACACACCCACACCCGCCACGAGTAGAAAGCCTTAATCGTCCAACCGCGATACGTGGTATTGCAGGCCCGGGTGGTGTAGTGGCCCATCATACAACCCTGTCACGGTTGTGACGCGGGTTCAAATCCCGCCTCGGGCGCTTTCTGACGACGACAAACCGACGAGCGAAGCGAGGAGTCTGTCGTCGTCGAAACGCTACGTTTGAATTGAATCAGGGAGCGAGCAGACGTGAGCGACCGTGGTTCGAATCCCCCTCGGGCACTTTTCCAGCGATCAACGACTGAGGAGCAAAGCAGCATGCGTGTCGGCTTGGGCACCCGGTAGTTTAATACATTCGCGTGGTTTCCTGCGGAACAAAGAACATGCCTGTCGGGAATTCGAAATCTGTCGGAGACGAGACGGAAGTAGCAATCCTACACGAGTTACTCGTCGCAGGGTGGAGCGTGTCAATTCCGTTTGGTGACAACGATAAATATGATCTCGTCGTCGATGACGGTGAGGATCTCTACCGGATTCAATGCAAGACGGCATGGCGAAACAAAGTAGAAACTATCCGGTTTAATACGCACTCGCAAACGACGAAGAATGGAGAGTATCACGAGTCGACGTACGACGAGGTAGCAGACGCTTTCATCGTCCGCTTTCCATACGATGGGCAACTCTACTGGATCGACGTTGAGGATGCGACCAAACAGAAGATGGAATTACGGTTCGACGCAGCTATCGATCACCCGTCAATAAACTGGGCATCCGAATTCGAGTTCGATCCGCACCGTTCCCTGTGAGGACCAGCGAGTCGCGACGCCGTGGTATCCCCCCGCACCGCCACATTGATTGAAAAGGTATAAAAAGGGCAACCTCCTCCTATAATTTGCAAGCCCGGGTGGTGTAGTGGCCCATCATACAACCCTGTCACGGTTGTGACGCGGGTTCAAATCCCGCCTCGGGCGCTTCTTCCAGCGACCAACGAACGAGGAGCGTCGCGACGAGCGAGCGGTCGGTGAAAAACGCCGAAAAGGGATTCGAAGCGGGGAGCGAACCTCGTGAGCGACCGTGGTTCGATTCCCGCCTCGGGCGCCCTCTGACGGCGACAACGCGACGAGCGAAGCGAGGGGTCCGTCGCCGTCGAGGGAGAGACGAGTCCGAGCGGTTGCGGATGTGGGTGCCAGTTCGTGAGTGGTGGGTGTCTTCGTTGGCGGAGTTGGTGTTGGTGAGCGGCGCTGGCGGTGTGCGGTGCGTCGAAAAGTGTCAGAGGCGGTGGCGGTTGGGGCCACTTCCATCACGAAGCTGCCACCGTCGGTCGACAGGTCGGTGTCCTCGGTGGATGACAGGGCGTCCCTGTCGACAGTTCGGCCTTGTCTCGGGTACGTATTAGTGGTCCCGGTGACTCAAGGAACTGTTTGAGGCTCCGTTCGCGTCGGTCTCGCCGGCTGGAGCGGGTTGTACGACCCTGGGAGTGGCCGTGTCCTAGTACGTGAAGGCGCGGGCTGTGGTTGAAGTGGGATGGGGCGGCCAGGCGGGGTATGCGATTCGATGTACTCGGGCGCGACGACCGCGCCATCGAGGGGTTACCGATTCGACTGGTCATCGCGCTCGTCGTCGGCGTGGCGAGCCTGTCGGTGATGATGAACATGCTCGCGGGCGTCGGTGGGTTGGCGGCGCACGAGGTGGACGCACGACCGACGCCGTCGGTGGTCGCGGAGGGCGAGTCGGAGGTGACGGTCCGGGTCGTCGACGACGCCGGGGATCCGGTGGAGAACGCGACGGTGGTGTTGACGTCGGGGTCGGCGGACCTGGACGGGGTGGTGTCGGGGCGGACCGGCGAGGAGGGACGCGTGAAGTTGTCGGTGTCGGCGTCGCTGGCGGCGAACCGCGAGCAGGGAACCGTCGAGGTCTCGGTGAAGCCGCCGGCTAGCGGGGGGTACACGGACGACCGTGAGAACGAGATGCTGCTCGTCGTCGAGGAGGAGTAGAGAGACGGTACTATTCGTCGTCGAAGAACAGCAGCGGGGCTATTCCCAGTCGATCCACTCGTGCTCCCAGCCGGTCTCGGCTTGGGCGGCGCGGGCGGCGCGTTCGGCGTCTTCGCGCGCGGTCCGGTTCCGTTCGAGTGCGCCGGTCTGTTCGCCGTCGACGAGGAGGGGCGCGAAGGCGACGGGGCCGTGCGTGGTCTCGGTGCCGTCGGCGTCGACGGCGACGAGCGTCTGGCTGGCGCCGCGGCCCCGCGGGATGACGAGGCGGCCGTCGGGCGCGAGCTGGTCGAGTAGCGGGGCGGGCGGGTCGACGGCGGCGGCTTCGACGAGGATGCGGTCGTAGGGCGCGTAGTCGGGGAGGCCGCGTGCGCCGTCGCGGCAGTCGACGAGGACCTCGGGGTAGCCGGCGTCGGCGAGGTTCTCGCGGGCGTCGTGGACTATCGGGCGCGTGATGTCGACGGCGTGGACGTGCCGGGCGCCGGCGATCTCGGCTGCAACTGCAGTCGTATAGCCGACGCCGACGCCGACGACGAGGACGTCGTCGCCGGGATCGGGGGCGAGGACTTCCATGAGTCTGGCGGCGGTGCTGGGGGAGAGCACTCTCGTGCCGTGGTGTTCAAGGGACTGGTCGGCGTACGCTTTGCGGTCGTCGTCGACGAACGCTTCTCGGGGGACGGTCCGCATGGCGAGGCCGACGTCGTCGGTGTTGACGACGGCTTTGGCGTCGTGTTCGAGGCTGTCGACCATGTCCTCTCGCAGCACCGCGAGCTCCATGGTCGATGGTTCGTCCGCGAGAGATTAAGTCCTTCGCGGCGTGGCGACGACCGCGTGCCGGTCGATTCCGGGGACGGCGCGGATCTCGACGGTCTCGAAGCCAGCCGTCTGGAGGGCTTCGCGGAGCGTGTCTCCGGTGCGGTGGTCGCCGGTTTGGCCGGTCGCGAGTGCGTCGAGGCGGCGCGTGGGGGTTCGCGGGGAGCGCTCGCGGACGTGTTCGACGAGGACGAGTGCGCGGTCGGCGACCGGGGGTCGGGTGGTGCTCCCGTCTGTGGCTTCTCGCGTGAGCGCGTCGTGCGCGGCGGTGGCGAAGGCGTCGAGGGCGTCGTCGTCGAGTCGCGGCGCGAGGTCGCTGGCGAACGCGAGGTCGGCCGTCGGAAGGTCGGCGGCGAGCGGCCCGGGGTCGAGTGCGACGTCGCGCGGCGCGAGCAGGGGGCGGGCGGCGTCGACGGCGCCGGGGTCGTCCCGGAGCGTGACCGCGTGTCCGCGGGCGGCGAACTCGGTGGCGTACCGGCCGGGCGCACCGCCGACGTCGAGGACGCTCCCGGCATCGGGAGCCGCGCGGATAGCGGCGCTGACGGCGGCGTTCACGGTGGCATCAGGCGTTGTCTGCTCGTACCCGAGGCGGTTCCGTTCGAAGTCGTCGGGTCGACTGTCGCGGGCGGCGGCGACGGGGTCGTCGCTGGCGATGGCGTCCGGGAGCGCGCCGTAGCACTCGAAGCGGTCGGTCTCGTGTGGGAGCCGTCCGATGGATCGGAGGTCGGTCTTCGTGAGCAGGCCGAGCGCGCGGTTCGTGGGTTCGTACGCGTCGCCGACGCGCTCGAAGAGCCCGCGGTCGGCGAGGACGTCGACGAGGACGCTCGCGGTACGTTCGTCGACGCTGGCGTGGGCGGCGACCTCACGTGGGGTGTCCGCGGATTCGAGAAGCGCGTCGAGGACGCCGGTCTCGCGGGCGGCGCCGAGCGCGGCGACGGTCGCGACCGCGTCGCGTGCATCGTCGTTCATGCGGGAGTCATCGACCGGGGTCGTGGTAAGTCTCCTGAACCCTCAGCCGCGCATCGTGACGAAGCGGACGCCGCCGCGGTCCTCGCGGTCGAGGACGCCATCGTGCTTCTCGGCGTACACGAGCCGCTGGTGGCCGTCGCCGACGGGTGCGAGGACGCGGCCGCCGTCGCGGACCTGGTCGACGACCCGCTGCGGGAGTTCGCTGGCGGCGCACGTGAGGTACGCGGCGTCGTAGGGCGCGTGCTCGGGCCAGCCGTCGCGGCCGTCGCCGACGCGGACGGAGACGTCGCCGTAGCCGAGGTCGGCGAGCGTCTCGCGAGCGCGCTCGGCGAGCCGTTCGCTGTACTCGACGGTGTAGACGTGCTCGGCGCCGACGACCTCGGCGGTGACGGCGGCGTGGTACCCGCAGCCCGTGCCGACCTCGAGGACGCGCTCGCCCGGGTCGAGTGCGAGCGCGTCCACCATTATCGCGACCATGTGCGGGGCGCTGATCGTCTGACCGTCACCGATCTGTAGCGGCCGGTCCGCGTACGCCGCACCCCGGTCGCCGTCGCGGACGAACGCCTCGCGCCGGACGGCGCGCATCGC is part of the Halorubellus sp. JP-L1 genome and harbors:
- a CDS encoding DNA-directed RNA polymerase subunit B''; the encoded protein is MDRENRRVISREYFGKDRLAEHHFRSFNSFLNRGMQQVVDEKETIETDIGDKEGEEPVFVELSDVRVVTPRVREADGSEELLYPQEARLRNITYSAPVFMEMSIVKGEEGEERVVDQTETKVGRMPIMVGSDKCNIAGFSDEELIEIGEDPADPGGYFIVNGSERVLMTSEDLAPNKILAEYDTKYGDEIQVAKTFSQRRGYRALVLTERTRDGLLEVSFPSVSGSINFVTLVRALGLESDEEIVHRVSDDPEVVKYMLENLEAAEVQTEEEAVEALGKRVASGQGKNYQLKRANYVIDRYLLPHLHEEGVEEEETRINKAYYLCRMAEACFELALGRRESDDKDHYANKRLKVSGDLMKDLFRTALNKLARDVKYQLERANMRNRQLSVNTVVRSDVLTERLEHPIATGNWVGGRSGVSQLVDRTDFMGVLSHLRRLRSPLSRSQPHFEARDLHATQWGRICPSETPEGPNCGLVKNFAQAMELSQNIEDEQGLKRQLDSMGVEGIPGLEGQGHDQPADD
- a CDS encoding DNA-directed RNA polymerase subunit H; translated protein: MVDVSQHELVPEHTLLDEAKLEEVLEAYDIDRTDLPKIKRKDPALPDEASVGDVLKIVRDSRTTDTATVYRLVVE
- a CDS encoding group I intron-associated PD-(D/E)XK endonuclease, which codes for MPVGNSKSVGDETEVAILHELLVAGWSVSIPFGDNDKYDLVVDDGEDLYRIQCKTAWRNKVETIRFNTHSQTTKNGEYHESTYDEVADAFIVRFPYDGQLYWIDVEDATKQKMELRFDAAIDHPSINWASEFEFDPHRSL
- a CDS encoding Ig-like domain-containing protein; the protein is MRFDVLGRDDRAIEGLPIRLVIALVVGVASLSVMMNMLAGVGGLAAHEVDARPTPSVVAEGESEVTVRVVDDAGDPVENATVVLTSGSADLDGVVSGRTGEEGRVKLSVSASLAANREQGTVEVSVKPPASGGYTDDRENEMLLVVEEE
- a CDS encoding protein-L-isoaspartate O-methyltransferase — its product is MELAVLREDMVDSLEHDAKAVVNTDDVGLAMRTVPREAFVDDDRKAYADQSLEHHGTRVLSPSTAARLMEVLAPDPGDDVLVVGVGVGYTTAVAAEIAGARHVHAVDITRPIVHDARENLADAGYPEVLVDCRDGARGLPDYAPYDRILVEAAAVDPPAPLLDQLAPDGRLVIPRGRGASQTLVAVDADGTETTHGPVAFAPLLVDGEQTGALERNRTAREDAERAARAAQAETGWEHEWIDWE
- a CDS encoding class I SAM-dependent methyltransferase; the protein is MNDDARDAVATVAALGAARETGVLDALLESADTPREVAAHASVDERTASVLVDVLADRGLFERVGDAYEPTNRALGLLTKTDLRSIGRLPHETDRFECYGALPDAIASDDPVAAARDSRPDDFERNRLGYEQTTPDATVNAAVSAAIRAAPDAGSVLDVGGAPGRYATEFAARGHAVTLRDDPGAVDAARPLLAPRDVALDPGPLAADLPTADLAFASDLAPRLDDDALDAFATAAHDALTREATDGSTTRPPVADRALVLVEHVRERSPRTPTRRLDALATGQTGDHRTGDTLREALQTAGFETVEIRAVPGIDRHAVVATPRRT
- a CDS encoding protein-L-isoaspartate(D-aspartate) O-methyltransferase, producing MTSGFEARRGALVDRLSQRGDVTRSSTLDAMRAVRREAFVRDGDRGAAYADRPLQIGDGQTISAPHMVAIMVDALALDPGERVLEVGTGCGYHAAVTAEVVGAEHVYTVEYSERLAERARETLADLGYGDVSVRVGDGRDGWPEHAPYDAAYLTCAASELPQRVVDQVRDGGRVLAPVGDGHQRLVYAEKHDGVLDREDRGGVRFVTMRG